Proteins found in one Tsukamurella paurometabola DSM 20162 genomic segment:
- a CDS encoding DUF7373 family lipoprotein → MSSATTRMRFCSTAIAVSALVLVGCSTTVRGTPVADEAAVAAQLDVGSYPKKPRTIATPNDSTARALEASRLADTVPLLREIDPALRYGGGGYLGDRGALKLSLSVSSSLSDAVGDFELGATFSANDHKPGTTGNRTRELTVAVVRMASREAAAKAVASPEFLKPGRYPDTEERPVSLPDRPSAVAFSTEWKTLKNWSVEAIMQVGEYVVGGFAAAPTVAESAKYLSDFLGRQQKNLETFASTPLDRLGTLKADPEGIVRLTLPSTAAGVWATSVSALGRSTDIEFAQRAFTETGVDLVGYGGNSVYRTRDAAAARVLADKEDEWNRSTYPAGSVPTTITVAPGARCWTHPEFEGSKDTTTQCAVARGRYVAFITDGQTTKALQAANASYLVLGEAD, encoded by the coding sequence GTGAGCTCAGCGACAACGCGAATGCGATTCTGCAGCACCGCGATCGCCGTCTCGGCCCTGGTTCTCGTGGGGTGTTCGACCACGGTCCGGGGAACCCCGGTAGCCGATGAAGCAGCGGTCGCCGCGCAACTCGACGTGGGCTCCTATCCGAAGAAGCCCCGCACCATTGCGACCCCGAACGACTCCACCGCGCGGGCTCTGGAGGCCAGCAGGCTGGCGGATACCGTTCCCTTGCTGCGCGAGATCGATCCCGCATTGCGGTACGGCGGAGGTGGATATCTGGGAGATCGCGGTGCGCTCAAGCTGTCCCTGTCGGTGTCGTCGTCGCTGAGCGATGCGGTCGGCGATTTCGAGCTCGGCGCCACCTTCTCGGCGAACGATCACAAGCCGGGCACGACTGGTAATCGAACCCGGGAGCTCACCGTCGCCGTCGTGCGGATGGCGAGCAGGGAAGCGGCAGCCAAGGCCGTCGCCTCGCCCGAGTTCCTGAAGCCGGGCCGCTATCCGGACACGGAGGAAAGGCCCGTATCGCTTCCCGATCGTCCCTCGGCGGTCGCGTTCTCCACGGAGTGGAAGACGCTGAAGAACTGGTCGGTCGAGGCGATCATGCAGGTCGGTGAGTACGTCGTCGGCGGGTTCGCCGCGGCGCCGACGGTAGCCGAATCTGCGAAGTATCTGTCCGATTTCCTTGGCCGGCAACAGAAGAACCTGGAGACCTTCGCATCGACCCCGCTGGACAGACTGGGCACGCTCAAGGCGGACCCGGAAGGTATCGTCCGCCTGACTCTGCCGTCCACGGCGGCCGGGGTGTGGGCAACGTCCGTGTCCGCCCTGGGGCGTTCGACCGATATCGAGTTCGCGCAAAGGGCATTCACGGAGACCGGCGTCGATCTCGTGGGATACGGCGGCAACTCCGTGTACCGCACCCGCGACGCTGCGGCCGCCCGTGTCCTCGCGGATAAAGAAGACGAGTGGAACCGCAGCACCTATCCGGCGGGCTCCGTGCCGACCACCATCACGGTCGCACCGGGCGCACGGTGCTGGACCCACCCTGAGTTCGAGGGGAGTAAGGACACCACGACCCAGTGCGCAGTCGCACGCGGACGGTACGTGGCATTCATCACCGACGGGCAGACGACGAAGGCGCTCCAGGCCGCGAACGCCTCGTATCTCGTCCTGGGGGAAGCGGACTGA
- a CDS encoding DUF7373 family lipoprotein codes for MRKAYAAVVALAGLALAGCSTTVAGTAVEDPSAVPRPDTGTYPTTPRQVGPPSADMALALEGRRMAETAPRISDIDSAIRYGGSRFAAGRLIAGPSSVRSTFGPVADGALDRRELGFLMGASNVHSGGAVDPNVKNRAVTAGVFRMPDGAAAAAAVTPRLRDKDSASTPDRNPVDIPGYSAAIAYTADYKLMNQDPSTVAFLAYKQYVIAVYGNWSPDQVRAYFDRQTKGLDGFTPTPLDKVAQLPMDEAGVAKYTLAPPQSDPTRDGSMPATVALLGQSDLIASKKDFDEAGVDVVGQGSNTVYRARDAAGATRLKDAFIAETNSAYGEKQPVTATGVPGSACLRLSPYPGSDSRFTYCVVAVGRYLAEVSAVQQNQAFQALGAGYLMLKDAQ; via the coding sequence ATGAGGAAAGCGTATGCAGCCGTGGTGGCGCTGGCGGGGCTCGCTCTCGCCGGATGCTCGACGACGGTCGCCGGAACGGCCGTCGAGGATCCGTCGGCGGTGCCGCGGCCGGACACGGGGACATATCCGACGACGCCGCGGCAGGTGGGTCCGCCGAGCGCCGATATGGCACTGGCGTTGGAGGGGCGCCGCATGGCTGAGACGGCGCCGCGGATCAGCGATATCGATTCGGCCATTCGCTACGGCGGCAGTAGGTTCGCCGCGGGCAGGCTCATTGCCGGGCCGTCGAGTGTGCGCTCCACCTTCGGGCCCGTCGCGGACGGTGCGCTGGACCGACGCGAGCTGGGCTTCCTGATGGGCGCGAGCAACGTCCACAGCGGTGGGGCCGTCGATCCGAACGTCAAGAACCGCGCGGTGACCGCGGGTGTATTCCGTATGCCGGACGGCGCCGCGGCCGCGGCCGCGGTCACGCCACGGCTGCGCGATAAGGACAGTGCCTCCACTCCGGATCGCAACCCTGTCGACATCCCCGGCTACTCGGCCGCGATCGCGTACACGGCGGACTACAAGCTGATGAACCAGGACCCGTCGACGGTGGCCTTCCTCGCGTACAAGCAGTACGTGATCGCTGTCTACGGCAACTGGTCGCCGGATCAGGTCCGCGCGTACTTCGACCGACAGACGAAGGGACTCGACGGATTCACCCCGACACCGCTGGACAAGGTCGCGCAGCTCCCGATGGACGAGGCCGGGGTCGCCAAATACACGCTGGCACCCCCGCAGTCCGATCCGACCCGGGACGGCAGCATGCCCGCTACCGTCGCCCTCCTCGGACAGTCGGACCTCATCGCGTCCAAGAAGGACTTCGACGAGGCGGGGGTCGACGTCGTCGGTCAGGGCAGTAACACCGTGTACCGCGCCAGGGACGCCGCCGGTGCGACGCGGTTGAAGGATGCCTTCATCGCGGAGACGAACAGCGCCTACGGGGAGAAGCAGCCGGTGACCGCTACGGGAGTGCCCGGCTCCGCATGCCTGCGCCTGTCGCCGTACCCGGGCTCCGATTCCAGGTTCACCTACTGCGTCGTCGCCGTCGGGCGATATCTCGCGGAGGTGTCCGCCGTGCAGCAGAACCAGGCCTTCCAGGCACTGGGCGCTGGCTACCTGATGCTCAAGGACGCCCAGTGA